One Angustibacter sp. Root456 genomic window carries:
- a CDS encoding MFS transporter, with protein MRRGSRSPLTGAVGCLALAAALTVLAPVKPGFFAAFLLWGLAVGAVDATMNMQAVDVQSAFGRSVLAQFHAVWSLGGIVGALWTSADGRWHVGLTPSVLVVAGVVLAIAVARAALPAAADPEPAGRTPDALAPPDGATAVVPWRAVALVGGAVVCFYVVDSGISSWSSLYLHEVLHASLATAAIGFAAYQATSLVSRALADLAVRRVGSVPVVRAAGVVGGLGLALVVLAPAPAVAIAGFGVTGLGLAVIAPLAFATTDRLAPVVRDVTIARLNLSNYLGFVVGGVLVGGLGAVGDLRLGYLAPLVFALAVVALAPAFAAVRSVEQVAA; from the coding sequence GTGCGCCGAGGCAGCCGCAGCCCGCTCACCGGAGCCGTCGGGTGCCTCGCGCTCGCTGCCGCGCTCACCGTGCTCGCGCCGGTCAAGCCCGGCTTCTTCGCGGCCTTCCTGCTGTGGGGCCTGGCCGTCGGCGCGGTCGACGCGACGATGAACATGCAGGCCGTCGACGTCCAGAGCGCCTTCGGCCGCAGCGTGCTCGCGCAGTTCCACGCCGTCTGGAGCCTCGGCGGCATCGTCGGGGCGCTGTGGACGTCGGCCGACGGGCGGTGGCACGTCGGCCTCACGCCGTCGGTGCTGGTGGTGGCCGGCGTCGTGCTCGCCATCGCGGTGGCCCGTGCCGCCCTGCCGGCCGCCGCCGACCCAGAGCCAGCGGGGCGCACCCCCGACGCCCTCGCACCACCGGACGGCGCCACCGCAGTCGTCCCGTGGCGCGCCGTCGCCCTGGTGGGCGGCGCCGTCGTCTGCTTCTACGTCGTCGACTCCGGCATCTCGAGCTGGAGCTCGCTCTACCTGCACGAGGTGCTGCACGCGTCGCTGGCCACCGCGGCCATCGGGTTCGCCGCCTACCAGGCGACCTCGCTAGTGTCGCGGGCGCTGGCGGACCTGGCGGTGCGCCGCGTGGGGTCGGTGCCCGTCGTCCGCGCGGCCGGCGTCGTCGGCGGCCTGGGCCTGGCGCTCGTCGTGCTCGCCCCCGCGCCCGCCGTCGCGATCGCGGGCTTCGGGGTCACCGGACTCGGCCTGGCCGTCATCGCACCGCTGGCCTTCGCCACCACCGACCGCCTCGCGCCGGTCGTGCGCGACGTCACGATCGCGCGGCTGAACCTCTCGAACTACCTCGGGTTCGTCGTGGGCGGCGTGCTCGTGGGCGGCCTCGGCGCGGTCGGCGACCTGCGCCTGGGCTACCTGGCACCCCTCGTGTTCGCGCTCGCGGTGGTCGCCCTGGCGCCGGCATTCGCCGCCGTGCGCTCGGTCGAGCAGGTGGCGGCATGA
- a CDS encoding D-arabinono-1,4-lactone oxidase, with translation MSDTPTWTNWARTETAHPQAVVSPRDVDEVARVVWAAERAGRRLKAVGSGHSFTGAAVTDGVMVRLDRLRRLDVGDGGLVTVGAGWTLHELNLALHQRGLALTNLGDIDVQTIAGAIGTGTHGTGARFGGIADQVRALQLVLADGSVVECSADADPALFQAARVGLGAFGVVTAVTLQCEPVFGLRAEESPMALDDVLDGLDDLVADTDHFEFYWFPHTHRTLTKRNHRLAAGTPLEPLSPRRAYVDDELLSNRLFEVVNRTATLAPRLTRPLNALSARALSARRYSDVAYRVFASTRRVRFRESEWALPRAVLPDVLREIDAWLEASGELVPFPVEVRFGAADEPWLSTAHGRDTAWVAVHQYHRLDHRRYFDAVQQIASSVDGRPHWGKLHTLDAGRLRTLYPRYDDAMAVRARVDPAKVFANPYLERVFAT, from the coding sequence ATGAGCGACACGCCGACCTGGACGAACTGGGCGCGCACCGAGACCGCCCACCCGCAGGCCGTCGTGTCACCGCGCGACGTCGACGAGGTGGCTCGCGTGGTGTGGGCGGCCGAGCGAGCGGGACGACGCCTCAAGGCCGTGGGCTCCGGGCACTCGTTCACCGGGGCGGCAGTGACCGACGGCGTGATGGTGCGGCTCGACCGGTTGCGACGGCTCGACGTCGGCGACGGCGGCCTGGTCACCGTGGGCGCGGGCTGGACGCTGCACGAGCTCAACCTCGCGCTGCACCAGCGGGGACTGGCCCTGACCAACCTCGGCGACATCGACGTCCAGACCATCGCGGGCGCCATTGGCACCGGCACGCACGGCACGGGCGCTCGCTTCGGTGGCATCGCCGACCAGGTGCGCGCGCTCCAGCTCGTGCTCGCCGACGGATCGGTGGTCGAGTGCAGCGCCGACGCCGATCCGGCCCTGTTCCAGGCCGCCCGCGTTGGCCTCGGTGCCTTCGGCGTGGTCACGGCGGTGACCCTGCAGTGCGAGCCGGTGTTCGGGCTGCGGGCCGAGGAGTCGCCCATGGCCCTCGACGACGTCCTGGACGGGCTCGACGACCTCGTCGCCGACACCGACCACTTCGAGTTCTACTGGTTCCCGCACACCCATCGCACGCTCACCAAGCGCAACCACCGGCTGGCGGCCGGGACGCCGCTCGAGCCGCTCAGCCCACGCCGGGCCTACGTCGACGACGAGCTGCTGTCGAACCGCCTCTTCGAGGTGGTGAACCGCACCGCGACGCTCGCCCCCCGACTCACCCGCCCCCTGAACGCCCTCAGCGCCCGCGCGCTGAGCGCGCGGCGCTACAGCGACGTGGCCTACCGCGTGTTCGCGTCCACGCGGCGGGTGCGGTTCCGCGAGAGCGAGTGGGCGCTGCCGCGCGCGGTGCTGCCCGACGTCCTGCGCGAGATCGACGCCTGGCTGGAGGCCAGCGGCGAGCTCGTGCCCTTCCCCGTCGAGGTGCGCTTCGGTGCGGCGGACGAGCCGTGGCTGTCGACGGCGCACGGGCGCGACACCGCGTGGGTCGCCGTCCACCAGTACCACCGGCTCGACCACCGACGGTACTTCGACGCCGTGCAGCAGATCGCGTCGTCCGTCGACGGCCGACCGCACTGGGGCAAGCTGCACACGCTGGACGCCGGCCGGCTGCGCACGCTCTACCCGCGCTACGACGACGCCATGGCGGTGCGGGCGCGGGTCGACCCAGCGAAGGTGTTCGCGAACCCCTACCTCGAGAGGGTCTTCGCCACCTGA
- a CDS encoding DUF4395 domain-containing protein yields the protein MSAYRFARTVFPRTVDDVTVRLIAGEVLVLSVLALVTGQAWVLALLAADFTVRAAFGPVLSPLARLAAVVLRPRIPAAPRPTPGPPKRFAAAIGAVLTLGATAAFFAGWPTVTWVITGVMVAFPLLEAAFGVCVGCIAFSLLMRLGVIPRSVCEECADITLRLSAARRAQLADLPRVQVAKTLSR from the coding sequence GTGAGCGCCTACCGCTTTGCCCGCACCGTCTTCCCCCGCACCGTCGACGACGTCACCGTCCGGCTCATCGCCGGGGAGGTGCTCGTGCTGAGCGTGCTCGCCCTGGTGACGGGTCAGGCCTGGGTGCTCGCCCTGCTCGCCGCGGACTTCACGGTGCGGGCCGCGTTCGGGCCGGTGCTCAGCCCGCTCGCCCGGCTGGCCGCCGTCGTGCTGCGTCCGCGGATCCCCGCCGCGCCGCGCCCGACCCCCGGGCCGCCCAAGCGGTTCGCCGCCGCCATCGGCGCCGTGCTGACCCTCGGCGCTACGGCCGCGTTCTTCGCCGGCTGGCCGACGGTGACCTGGGTCATCACCGGGGTGATGGTGGCCTTCCCGCTGCTCGAGGCGGCGTTCGGCGTGTGCGTCGGCTGCATCGCCTTCTCGCTGCTCATGCGCCTCGGCGTGATCCCCCGCTCGGTCTGCGAGGAGTGCGCCGACATCACGCTGCGGCTGTCGGCTGCCCGCCGCGCCCAGCTCGCCGACCTCCCCCGCGTTCAGGTGGCGAAGACCCTCTCGAGGTAG
- a CDS encoding ATP-binding protein, whose amino-acid sequence MDWYLAGDNPADVTALRHRIRDHLLRHAAAGTDVSDAELVVQELLANAFEHAAGPTWVQLTWADDRPHLVVRDLGAGFTLPESAAAGAPRLDDKEALWSEGGRGLWLVSHLAGELAVAARRGGGTEVHTVLPVQRRASRSIDPAPPPIDVLPTLDEARPEGGFGRESFLRALVVQLSQAVEHTAGPDVGEEVVAQVGIAVGGQMEAEYRLAQEVVGRLSPDQVADCLVRLKHAIDGDFSVVEVTDERIVLANTRCPFGDAVRRAPALCRMTSSVFGGIAARNSDGEAAVVLEERIAVGDPGCRVVVYLGPPQDDARPFLHRYRQPATVTP is encoded by the coding sequence GTGGACTGGTACCTCGCCGGAGACAACCCGGCCGACGTCACGGCGCTGCGCCACCGCATCCGTGACCACCTGCTGCGGCACGCCGCTGCCGGCACCGACGTCTCGGACGCCGAGCTGGTCGTCCAGGAGCTGCTGGCCAACGCCTTCGAGCATGCGGCCGGCCCGACGTGGGTCCAGCTGACCTGGGCCGACGACCGCCCGCACCTCGTGGTGCGCGACCTCGGCGCCGGCTTCACCCTCCCGGAGTCAGCGGCGGCGGGCGCTCCCCGCCTCGACGACAAGGAGGCGCTGTGGTCAGAGGGCGGGCGCGGCCTGTGGCTGGTCAGCCACCTTGCCGGAGAGCTCGCCGTCGCCGCCCGCCGCGGCGGTGGCACCGAGGTGCACACGGTGCTGCCCGTGCAGCGCCGGGCCTCGCGCAGCATCGACCCCGCCCCGCCGCCGATCGACGTCCTGCCGACGCTCGACGAGGCGCGCCCTGAAGGCGGCTTCGGCCGCGAGAGCTTCCTGCGCGCCCTCGTCGTCCAGCTGTCCCAGGCCGTCGAGCACACGGCCGGCCCGGACGTCGGCGAGGAGGTCGTCGCGCAGGTCGGCATCGCGGTGGGCGGCCAGATGGAGGCCGAGTACCGCCTGGCCCAGGAGGTCGTCGGCCGGCTCTCGCCCGACCAGGTCGCCGACTGCCTGGTGCGGCTCAAGCACGCGATCGACGGCGACTTCTCCGTGGTGGAGGTCACCGACGAGCGCATCGTGCTGGCCAACACCCGCTGCCCGTTCGGCGACGCCGTGCGCCGGGCCCCCGCGCTGTGCCGCATGACCAGCTCGGTGTTCGGCGGCATCGCCGCCCGCAACAGCGACGGCGAGGCCGCGGTGGTGCTCGAGGAGCGCATCGCTGTGGGCGACCCGGGCTGCCGCGTCGTGGTCTACCTCGGCCCGCCCCAGGACGACGCGCGGCCCTTCCTGCACCGGTACCGCCAGCCGGCCACCGTCACGCCCTGA